The following DNA comes from Serpentinimonas raichei.
GATCACCAAGACCACCAACATCAGCGAAGAGACCATGCGCCGCGTCGATGCCGAGGTGCGCCGCATCATCGACGAGCAGTACGCGCAGGCGCGCAAGCTGATCGAAGACAACGCCGACAAGATGCACGCCATGGCCAAGGCGCTGCTGGATTGGGAAACCATCGACAGCGAGCAGATCGACGACATCATGGCGGGCAAGCCGCCGCGCGCACCCAAAGACTGGACGCCACGCAACCCCAGCGTGGACGGTAGCGGTGGCGGTGGTTCGGCCGCAGCCAAGCCCGAGCCGGCCCCAACGGCGGCCTGAATAGCGGCGCAGTGGTGGTGGGGGCAGCAGGCGCAGCCGCAACGGGTGGCGCGCCAGCCATCTGGCAGACCAGCCGCTTTGCGCTCTCGCTGGAGCGCCCGCTGGTGATGGGGATACTCAACCTCACACCCGATTCCTTCTCCGACGGCGGCCAGTACCTGCGGCCCGAGGCCGCCTTGCGCCAAGCCGAGCGCCTGCTGGCCGAAGGGGCCGATGTGCTCGATCTGGGGGCCGAGTCCACCCGGCCCGGTGCCACCCCGCTGCCGCTGGCCGACGAATTGCAGCGCCTGCTGCCGCTGCTGCGCGAGTTGCAGCGCTGGCAGGTGCCGCTTTCGATCGACACCTACAAGCCCGAGGCGATGCAAGCCTGCCTCGACTTGGGGGCCGACATCATCAACGACGTCTGGGCGCTGCGCCACCCGGCACAGCACGGCCCCAGCGCTGAGGCGGTGCTGGCGCAGCACCCCAACTGCGGCGTGTGCCTGATGCACATGCACCGCGAACCGCAAACTATGCAGAGCGCACCCATGAGTGGCGACGTGCTGCCTCAGGTGCGCGACTTTTTGCTGGGGCGCGCCCAAGCGCTGCAAGCGCGCGGGGTGGCGCGCGCGCGGATCGTGCTCGACCCCGGCATCGGCTTTGGCAAAACGGTGGCGCAAAACTTTGCCTTGCTGGCGCGCCAGCGCGAGCTGCTGGCGCTGGGCTACCCGCTGCTGCTGGGGTGGTCGCGCAAATCGTCGCTGGGCGCGGTCACGGGCTGTGAGCAAGCAGCCGAGCGCCTGCCCGCCAGCGTGGCCGCTGCGCTGCTGGCGCTCGAGCGCGGGGCCAGCGTTCTGCGCGTCCACGATGTGGCACCCACGGTGCAGGCGCTCAAGGTGTGGCAGGCGATGCGCCAGCAGGCTGGATAATCCGTGCTTTTGCAAGCTTGGGAGCAGCCCGTTTTATGAGCAGACAATACTTTGGCACCGACGGCATCCGCGGCACGGTTGGCCAGCCGCCCATCACCCCCGACTTCGTGTTGCGCCTGGCCCATGCGGTTGGGCGCGTGCTCAAGCGCAGCCAGTCGCACCCCAAGGTGCTGATCGGCAAAGACACGCGCATCTCGGGCTATATGCTGGAGTCGGCGCTGGAGTCGGGCTTTAACTCGGCCGGGGTCGATGTGGTGTTGCTGGGTCCGCTGCCCACGCCGGCGGTGGCCTACCTGACGCGGGCCCAGCGCGCCAGCCTCGGGGTGGTGATCTCGGCCAGCCACAACCCCTTTGCCGACAACGGCATCA
Coding sequences within:
- the folP gene encoding dihydropteroate synthase; translated protein: MGILNLTPDSFSDGGQYLRPEAALRQAERLLAEGADVLDLGAESTRPGATPLPLADELQRLLPLLRELQRWQVPLSIDTYKPEAMQACLDLGADIINDVWALRHPAQHGPSAEAVLAQHPNCGVCLMHMHREPQTMQSAPMSGDVLPQVRDFLLGRAQALQARGVARARIVLDPGIGFGKTVAQNFALLARQRELLALGYPLLLGWSRKSSLGAVTGCEQAAERLPASVAAALLALERGASVLRVHDVAPTVQALKVWQAMRQQAG